A region of Lycium barbarum isolate Lr01 chromosome 1, ASM1917538v2, whole genome shotgun sequence DNA encodes the following proteins:
- the LOC132617935 gene encoding putative xyloglucan endotransglucosylase/hydrolase protein 1, with product MTSCISLSMASFGFISLLLLFTVSPIDALVDFNQNYSPFWGQNHITFLNQSTEVQLLLDRNSGAGFRSKLQYESGLFTMRMKIPNKKTNGVITTFYLISDDQARGVNHDEIDFEFVGTEGNLQTNLFANDMGGREEVYQLPFDPSEDYHTYQILYSPYRIVFFVDNIPVRSFENNKMKGINFPTRPMWIEASIWYSQSVWAGAINWNEEPFIAYYQDFDISGCPHQLGSDCKSPVLNPWNRHKLDPNQLQLMRNFRHQHMIYNYCRRNGAKFPECAPHNA from the exons ATGACAAGTTGTATTTCTCTCTCGATGGCTTCTTTTGGATTCATTAGTCTTTTGCTGCTTTTTACTGTGTCACCAATTGATGCTTTAGTTGATTTTAATCAAAACTATTCTCCTTTTTGGGGTCAAAATCATATAACTTTTCTTAATCAAAGTACTGAGGTGCAACTCCTTTTGGATAGAAACTCAG GAGCTGGATTTCGTTCCAAATTACAATATGAGTCTGGATTATTTACAATGAGGATGAAGATACCAAACAAGAAAACCAATGGAGTTATCACAACTTTCTAC CTAATTTCAGATGATCAAGCTCGAGGGGTCAATCATGATGAGATTGACTTTGAATTTGTAGGCACTGAAGGAAATTTGCAGACCAATTTGTTTGCTAACGATATGGGTGGCAGAGAAGAAGTCTACCAGCTTCCCTTTGATCCTTCAGAGGATTATCATACTTATCAAATTCTTTACAGTCCCTACCGCATAGT GTTTTTTGTGGACAACATACCAGTAAGGTCATTCGAGAACAACAAAATGAAAGGTATCAACTTCCCAACAAGGCCAATGTGGATAGAAGCAAGCATATGGTATTCACAAAGTGTTTGGGCTGGAGCTATAAATTGGAACGAAGAACCATTTATAGCTTACTATCAAGACTTCGATATTTCTGGCTGTCCTCACCAACTAGGCAGTGATTGCAAGTCTCCAGTTCTGAATCCATGGAACAGGCACAAATTAGACCCTAATCAGTTGCAGCTTATGAGGAATTTCAGGCACCAACATATGATTTATAATTATTGTAGGCGTAATGGAGCTAAGTTCCCAGAATGTGCTCCTCATAATGCTTAG